A section of the Neorhizobium galegae bv. orientalis str. HAMBI 540 genome encodes:
- a CDS encoding DUF1902 domain-containing protein has translation MEDLQKPKLCSRSQTSILISTPPGESNDLHHVDHRSRTWDEEASVWVATSNDIEGLAVEADTMEELEPKVKAALADLIELNGTSSPLH, from the coding sequence TTGGAAGACCTGCAGAAACCGAAATTGTGTTCCCGATCCCAAACCTCTATATTAATTTCAACGCCGCCTGGAGAAAGCAATGACCTCCATCATGTCGATCATCGTTCACGCACCTGGGACGAGGAAGCCTCCGTGTGGGTCGCGACGAGCAACGATATCGAGGGATTGGCTGTTGAAGCCGATACCATGGAAGAGCTTGAACCAAAGGTGAAAGCCGCGCTCGCCGACTTGATTGAGCTCAACGGCACCTCATCTCCGCTTCACTAG